The sequence below is a genomic window from Streptomyces sp. V1I1.
GGACGCCCGTCGCCGCGCCGATCTCGGGGTTCTGCCGAAAGGCGTGGCCGATGGCCTCCAGCTCGGCGCGCAGCGGGCTGTTCCACAGCGCCGGCTCGAGCTCCGTCGTCGCCTGGTTGCGCTGGCTGGCGCGCGGCGCCGCGATCGCCTCGACCAGCGGCAGGCCCCGGTCCAGATGGCCCGTCAGCGTCTGCAGCACCGTCGTGATGATGGTCGCGCCGCCCGGGGAGCCGACGGCGAGCACCGGTCGGCCGTGGTCGAGGACGATCGTCGGGGACATGGACGAGCGCGGACGCTTGCCGGGGCCGGGCAGATTCGGGTCGTGAACGGCGGGGTTCGCCGGGGCGAAGGAGAAGTCGGTCAGCTCGTTGTTGAGCAGGAAGCCGCGTCCGGGCACGGTGATGCCGCTGCCGCCGGTCGACTCGATGGTCAGGGTGTACGCGACGACGTTGCCCCACTTGTCGGCGGCCGTCAGATGGGTGGTGTTCTCGCCCTCGTACGTGGTGGGTGCGGCCGGGCCCGAAGTCCCGCACGCCGCGGGCTTGCGCGGGTCGCCCGGAGCCAGCGGGCTGGTGAGCACCGCGTCGTCCTTGATCAGGCAGCCGCGCGAGTCCGCGAACCGCTGGGACAGCAGCTCCTTGACCGGTACGTCCTCGAAGGCCGGGTCACCGACCCAGCGCCCCCGGTCAGCGAACGCGATCCGGCTCGCCTCGATGAAGCGGTGCAGATACTGCGCCTGCGTGGCCTTCGAAAGGTCGGTCCGCTCCAGAATGTTGAGCGCCTCGCCGACGCTCGTGCCGCCCGACGAAGACGGCGCCATGCCGTACACGTCGAGCCCGCGGTAGGAGAGCCTGGTGGGCGCGCGCCGTTCCGTCTCGTACGACCGCAGGTCCCGCACCGTCAGATCGCCGGGCCGCACGACCCGCGTCGCACCCTCCCGCACGGGAGGCTTCCGCACCGTGTCGACGATGTCCTCGGCCAGCTCGCCGCGGTACAGCGCACCGACGCCCTTGCGTCCCAACTCCTTGTACGTGCGCGCCAGGTCGGGGTTCTTGAAGACCGAGCCGACCACCGGCAGCTGACCGCCCGGCAGAAAGAGCTCCGCCGTGTCGGGGAAGTCCGCGAAGCGCGCCTGGTTGGCCTGGGTCTGCGAGCGGAAGGTGGCGTCGACGGTGAAGCCGTCCTTCGCCAGCCGCTCGGCCGGCTGCAGCAGCTGCCGCAGCGGCCTGCTGCCCCAGGCATCCAGTGCCGCGTCCCAGGTCGCGGGGGTGCCCGGGGTGCCGACGCCCAGGCCGCTCGTCATGCCCTCCTCGAAGGGGATGGGCTTGCCGTTCTCGAGGAAGAGGGAGGAGTCGGCGGAGCGGGGTGCGGTCTCGCGGCCGTCAATGGTCTGGACCGTACGGGACTTCGCGTCGTAGTAGACGAAGAAGCCGCCACCGCCGATGCCCGCCGAATACGGCTCGGTGACACCGAGGGCCGCCGCGGTCGCCACCGCCGCGTCCACGGCATTGCCGCCCCGCCGCAGCACCTCGATCCCGGCGGCCGAGGCGTCCGGGTCGACGCTCGCCACCGCCCCGCCGTACCCGGCCGCCACCGGCGTCTTCGCGGGAGTGCTGACCGGCGGGGAGTCCGCCGGCGGCGCGGCCGCGCCGATCGAGACCACGGCCGCCGAAACGGCGAGAACCGACACATACCGTGCGGTGGAGCGACGCATCCGTACCTCCAGTCAACGTACGTCCGCGCAGCGTAACTTCACCACCGCCGCCTCGTCAGGGCCACCTCGAACAATGTTCCAACAACCCCGCTAACATGCGCGCCCATGACTGACGACGTACGCAACATCGTGCTCGGCGTGCTGGCCGCCGGTATCAGCGCCACGCTCGGCTGGCTCGCCCGCACATACCTGTGGAAGCGCAGACTCCGCCGCAAGCAGGCCTTCTTCGGGCTGCCGGGAAACGCCGAATCGCTGCTTGTCGTCAACCGTGAGGCCGGGCGGGACGGCTCCGTGCACCGCTTCGACGTCTTCGCACTGATCGAGCTCTCCGCGCTGATCAAGGACTGCGGGGCGAACGCCCAGATCATCTGGCACGACATAGCCCAGCAGGGCTTCGGCGAGCGTACGGAATTCTGTGTGGGCGGCCCGTTCTCCAATCGCCGGATGGCCGCGCATCTGCACTCGCTGCTCCCCGGCGTGAAGGTCAACACGGACCCTGAGCCGGGCCCCGACCAGGGCGCGTTCCAGATCGGCTCGGAGCGCTACCGCATGGAGCCGGGCCTCGCCGAGTACGTCATGCTGGCGCGGCTCACGGCGGGGCAGGACGCCCGGCCCGTCTTCCTCTTCTGCGGCCAGCGCGCCATCACCAACCAGGCAGCCACCCGCTATCTGGCCCGCAACCACGAGAAGCTCGCCCGCAAGCACGGCGCCAACTCCTTCTGCCTGCTACTCAAGGTCGTCAACTCCACGGCCTACGGACCCGATGTTGTCGAGCTGGTCGCCGATGTGACGCGGACCGCGCAGGCCCCGGCCCCCGCCGCGCGCAACTCCCACCGCTCGGCGAGCTGACCCGCCCGGCCGGTCAGGCCGCCGTCAGCGGCAGCGACTTGATGCCGTTGATGAAGTTGGACACCAGCCGCCGGGGCTGGCCGGCGGTCACCAGCGGCGGCAACACATCCAGCGCCTGCTCGTGCAGTACGCGCAGCTGGAGCCTGGCGAAGTGGGCGCCGAGGCAGACATGCGGCCCGTCCCCGAAGGAGACATGCGGATTCGGGGAACGGTCGAGGTCGAGCCCGTACGGCGCATCGAAGACCCGCTCGTCGTAGTTGGCGGATACGTGGAAGACGACGACCTTGTCGCCCGTACGGATCTGCTGCCCGGCGAGAGTGGTGTCGCGGGTGGCGGTGCGGCGGAAGCTGAGGACGGGCGGGTGGCGGCGCAGCAGTTCGTCGACGGCCCGGTCCAGATCGGCCTCGCCCGCCCGCAGCCTGCGCTGTTCGTCCGGGTGCTCCGCCAGCGTCAGAAAGCCGCCGGGGGCGGCGCTGCGGACGGTGTCGTTGCCCGCGACCGTCAGCAGAAAGAAGAACATCTCCAGCTCTGCGTCGGAGAGTTCCGACTGCGCGAGCGAGGTCATGACGTCGTCGGCGGGGCTGCGCCGTTTGTACGCGGCGAGCTCCTGGGCGTATGTGAACATCTCCTGGAGCATGGCCGGCGAGCGCGGGTTGACGGGCCGCCCGTCGGGTCCGAGCACCGGCGGCTCGTCGGGGTCCTGGTAGGCGATGACGCGCTCGGTCCACTTCAGCAGCAGGCCACGGTCGCTCTCCGGGACGCCGAGCAGGTCGGCGAGGTTGAGCAGTGCGTAGTCGTCGGTGACGGCACAGACGAGGTCCACGACAGGTCCCGTGTCCCGTGCGGCGGTGAGCAGTTGGCGGGCCCTGGTCCGGGCGGCCGCGGTGAAGCGGTCGATGCGGCCGGGGGTGAAGGCGCGGCTCACCAGACGCCGCAGCCGCCCGTGGTCCGGAGGGTCCTGGTTGAGCATCATCCGCCGGATGAAGGGCAGGTCGGCCGGGTCGGGGTCGCGGATCTGGGTGGCCCCGAGGTGCGAGGAGTAGGTTCCCGAGTCCTTGAGGACCCGTACGACGTCGGCGTGCCGGGTGACCGCCCAGAAGCCGGGTCCGGCGGGCCAGCCCAGGACTTCGTACTCCTGCTGCCAGGACACCGGGTGGCCGTCCCGCAGCTCGCGGAACGCCTCGTGCGGCAGCCCGGCGGCGTAGATCCGCGGATCGAACACATCGGGCACGGTCTGATCGGACCTCGTCATACAGGCATTGTCAGCTGTGGACGCCCGCGCGGAGGAAGTCCTCGACGGTACGGATGAGCTGGAGCGGGGTCTCGTCCATCGCGTGGTGTCCGGCGCACGCCAGCTCC
It includes:
- the ggt gene encoding gamma-glutamyltransferase, coding for MRRSTARYVSVLAVSAAVVSIGAAAPPADSPPVSTPAKTPVAAGYGGAVASVDPDASAAGIEVLRRGGNAVDAAVATAAALGVTEPYSAGIGGGGFFVYYDAKSRTVQTIDGRETAPRSADSSLFLENGKPIPFEEGMTSGLGVGTPGTPATWDAALDAWGSRPLRQLLQPAERLAKDGFTVDATFRSQTQANQARFADFPDTAELFLPGGQLPVVGSVFKNPDLARTYKELGRKGVGALYRGELAEDIVDTVRKPPVREGATRVVRPGDLTVRDLRSYETERRAPTRLSYRGLDVYGMAPSSSGGTSVGEALNILERTDLSKATQAQYLHRFIEASRIAFADRGRWVGDPAFEDVPVKELLSQRFADSRGCLIKDDAVLTSPLAPGDPRKPAACGTSGPAAPTTYEGENTTHLTAADKWGNVVAYTLTIESTGGSGITVPGRGFLLNNELTDFSFAPANPAVHDPNLPGPGKRPRSSMSPTIVLDHGRPVLAVGSPGGATIITTVLQTLTGHLDRGLPLVEAIAAPRASQRNQATTELEPALWNSPLRAELEAIGHAFRQNPEIGAATGVQRLPDGRWLAAAEKERRGGGSAMVVHPSGAAAAGLRNPSGG
- a CDS encoding cytochrome P450 codes for the protein MTRSDQTVPDVFDPRIYAAGLPHEAFRELRDGHPVSWQQEYEVLGWPAGPGFWAVTRHADVVRVLKDSGTYSSHLGATQIRDPDPADLPFIRRMMLNQDPPDHGRLRRLVSRAFTPGRIDRFTAAARTRARQLLTAARDTGPVVDLVCAVTDDYALLNLADLLGVPESDRGLLLKWTERVIAYQDPDEPPVLGPDGRPVNPRSPAMLQEMFTYAQELAAYKRRSPADDVMTSLAQSELSDAELEMFFFLLTVAGNDTVRSAAPGGFLTLAEHPDEQRRLRAGEADLDRAVDELLRRHPPVLSFRRTATRDTTLAGQQIRTGDKVVVFHVSANYDERVFDAPYGLDLDRSPNPHVSFGDGPHVCLGAHFARLQLRVLHEQALDVLPPLVTAGQPRRLVSNFINGIKSLPLTAA